One genomic segment of candidate division KSB1 bacterium includes these proteins:
- the cobO gene encoding cob(I)yrinic acid a,c-diamide adenosyltransferase encodes MSPRLSHGYLQVYTGEGKGKTTAAMGLVFRAAGHGLRSHVIQFMKGDIRYGEIAAARRLGGLVTITQMGRSSFVDKNNPDPEDVHLAGQALRLAQQSLSSGEFDLVVLDEVNVALDFGLIAVEDVLALIATKPPHVELILTGRNAPQAILDAADLVTEMRCLKHYYDRGVASRRGIEL; translated from the coding sequence GTGTCCCCTCGGCTATCACATGGTTACCTGCAGGTCTACACCGGCGAAGGCAAGGGGAAGACCACTGCCGCCATGGGGTTGGTCTTCCGTGCGGCAGGACACGGCCTGCGTAGCCACGTCATCCAGTTCATGAAAGGCGACATTCGCTACGGAGAGATAGCCGCCGCGCGCCGCCTTGGCGGGCTGGTGACGATCACCCAGATGGGCAGATCGAGCTTCGTAGACAAGAATAACCCAGACCCGGAGGATGTGCACTTAGCGGGCCAGGCCCTCCGCCTGGCCCAACAGTCGCTGAGCTCAGGGGAGTTCGATCTCGTGGTCCTCGACGAGGTGAACGTCGCGCTCGATTTCGGGCTCATCGCCGTGGAGGACGTGCTGGCCCTCATCGCGACAAAGCCGCCGCACGTGGAGTTGATCCTCACTGGCCGCAACGCCCCGCAGGCGATCCTCGATGCTGCCGATTTGGTCACAGAGATGCGCTGCCTCAAGCACTACTATGACCGCGGGGTTGCCTCTCGCCGGGGAATCGAACTCTGA
- a CDS encoding NAD(P)H-hydrate dehydratase — translation MRPVLTARQMAECDRRAIQEYGIPGVVLMENAGRGVAELAGELLGNVAEKQVAIFCGKGNNGGDGYVVARHLANRGARVRLFLVGKRSEVRGDAATNLCIVEKMGLDLQEIATSEHIPDLRSTDLVVDALLGTGLQGRVLGLLAEVIEVLSGSHAPILAIDVPSGLDADSGSTLGVASRATATGTMGALKRGLLFAPGREHAGTVKVIDIGMPKDLFTDELVNTWQVEAEDVRQMLPRRAPNAYKNQCGVALVVAGSTGMTGAAVLSAETVLRAGAGLAYLAIPESLNAIIEEKATEVISKPMAEVTPGHLGRAAVEQIEALLRQVDAVAIGPGLGTEGETVEAVWAMVASCPRPLVVDADGLNALAKKPELLLRKTGRVVLTPHPGELARLTGQARDAIVANPVDTAREWAGRWGEVLVLKGAPTVVATPEGKVFINSTGNAGMATGGSGDVLTGLITGLLAQGLSPEQAAVAGVYLHGLAGDLARDELGERGMLAGDIMRQVPAALRRTEDART, via the coding sequence ATGCGCCCCGTGCTGACGGCACGCCAGATGGCCGAGTGTGACCGACGGGCCATCCAGGAGTACGGCATCCCTGGCGTGGTGCTCATGGAGAACGCCGGGCGAGGAGTGGCCGAGCTGGCTGGGGAACTCCTCGGGAATGTTGCGGAAAAGCAGGTGGCAATCTTCTGCGGCAAGGGCAACAATGGCGGCGACGGTTACGTGGTTGCCAGGCACCTTGCCAACCGGGGAGCACGGGTGCGCCTGTTCCTTGTCGGCAAGCGTAGCGAAGTGAGGGGAGATGCCGCCACGAACCTTTGTATCGTGGAAAAGATGGGCCTGGACCTGCAGGAGATTGCCACCTCGGAGCACATCCCTGACCTGCGGAGCACAGACCTTGTGGTCGACGCGCTCCTAGGCACCGGCCTGCAAGGCCGGGTACTGGGGCTGTTGGCCGAGGTTATCGAAGTCCTGAGTGGTTCTCATGCTCCTATCCTGGCAATTGATGTTCCATCTGGCCTGGATGCAGACAGCGGGAGCACGCTTGGTGTTGCCAGTCGTGCCACTGCCACGGGAACTATGGGCGCTCTGAAGCGCGGTCTGCTCTTTGCCCCCGGGCGGGAGCACGCCGGCACGGTAAAAGTCATCGACATCGGCATGCCGAAGGACCTTTTCACGGATGAACTGGTCAACACCTGGCAGGTTGAGGCAGAAGATGTGCGCCAGATGTTGCCGAGGCGTGCTCCCAATGCCTACAAGAACCAGTGCGGCGTGGCGCTCGTGGTTGCGGGGTCCACAGGGATGACGGGTGCGGCCGTGCTCAGCGCCGAGACCGTGCTCCGCGCCGGAGCTGGGCTCGCCTACCTGGCGATACCGGAGAGCCTGAACGCCATCATCGAGGAAAAGGCGACCGAAGTCATCAGCAAGCCAATGGCGGAGGTGACGCCGGGGCACTTAGGTAGAGCGGCGGTAGAGCAGATAGAGGCGCTCTTGCGGCAGGTGGACGCAGTGGCAATCGGCCCAGGCTTGGGCACAGAGGGGGAGACCGTGGAAGCAGTGTGGGCGATGGTAGCGTCTTGTCCTCGGCCGCTGGTGGTGGACGCCGACGGCCTTAACGCGCTGGCCAAGAAGCCGGAGTTGCTGCTCCGCAAGACAGGACGAGTCGTTCTCACTCCTCATCCTGGAGAGTTGGCGCGCCTGACCGGCCAGGCGCGGGATGCCATCGTTGCCAACCCCGTGGACACGGCGCGCGAGTGGGCAGGGCGTTGGGGGGAGGTGCTGGTGCTGAAGGGAGCGCCCACGGTGGTCGCCACGCCTGAGGGCAAAGTCTTCATCAACTCCACGGGCAATGCAGGGATGGCCACGGGGGGCTCAGGTGATGTCCTCACCGGGCTGATTACCGGGCTCTTGGCCCAGGGACTTTCGCCCGAACAGGCGGCGGTGGCTGGCGTCTACCTGCACGGGTTGGCGGGCGATTTGGCAAGGGACGAACTCGGGGAGAGGGGGATGCTGGCAGGCGACATCATGCGGCAGGTGCCTGCTGCCCTCCGACGCACGGAGGACGCCCGCACGTGA
- a CDS encoding PTS sugar transporter subunit IIA — protein MRLTEFMDSSLIALDVKARSRNEAIRHLVRLAAKSAAVRDPERFLREVLAREKLGTTAVGEGVAFPHARSEAVSQIVVAVGRLKNSVDFGAEDGKRVRLVVLMGTPPKDIARYLKLLARFAALMRQQALRERLLRATSAPEVLRAIDQADSAAEEE, from the coding sequence GTGAGGTTGACGGAGTTCATGGACAGTAGCCTTATCGCCTTGGATGTGAAGGCGAGGAGCCGGAACGAAGCCATCCGCCACTTGGTGCGTCTGGCGGCAAAGAGCGCCGCGGTGCGCGACCCGGAGCGGTTCCTGCGCGAAGTATTGGCGCGCGAGAAGTTGGGTACCACCGCTGTGGGCGAGGGGGTCGCCTTCCCCCACGCGCGCAGCGAAGCTGTCAGCCAGATCGTCGTCGCGGTGGGGCGCCTGAAGAATAGCGTGGATTTCGGCGCGGAGGACGGGAAGAGAGTGCGCCTGGTGGTGCTCATGGGCACACCACCCAAGGACATAGCTCGCTACTTGAAGCTACTGGCGCGGTTTGCCGCTCTCATGCGGCAGCAGGCATTGCGCGAACGCCTGCTGCGCGCCACCTCCGCCCCCGAGGTGCTCCGGGCGATCGATCAGGCAGACAGCGCGGCGGAGGAGGAGTAG
- a CDS encoding alpha-amylase family glycosyl hydrolase, translating into MPGRRWRVISPGARAVWFRCSAALVAWSLTTSVVAAGEDSMEQAGQGVVWAKIQRLDTVEFMLGFDAPNLRAADIEISPPTKIKGVRQEGRKVFLTTAPLKLTESYTLRVRGAGERELQPDGVLDQFYSDKPLGCQVQAGKATFRLFAPRARQVTLELFERHDQERGVEYRMHRDSQGVWECTVQEPCVGKYYAYRVAGPQSPTEMFDPHRHIVDPYARAVVTLNHFRHPGKALILPEDDFDWEGDTWVKVSPRDLIIYELHVCDMTAHQSSGVPEALRGTYLGLAYPGAPGGIDYIKSLGVNAVELLPVHEFANMEPPYKDPTILPANTWNPYARNHWGYMTSYFFAPESYYATGGTMEPGRYCGIDGRQVRELKELVKAFHKAGIAVLLDVVYNHVAQYEWNCFKLIDKKYYFRLDDDQNFTSVSWCGNDFKTERPMARRLIIESVKYWMTEYHIDGFRFDLAALIDWETCEQIIAEARGINPDVILIAEAWGMGKYELAGFSDRGWASWNDQIRNGVKGQNPYDGLGFIFGKWQGGNNLHTIQNYVLGTLRSEGGLYLDPAHAVNYLESHDDHTFGDFVRIGNGDVREDDVVVDLDAHARLTERQMRLNKLGALFLFTSQGMVMMAEGQEFARSKVIARCDLPDVRCGTIDHNSYNKDDETNYLNYRHADINRELVDYYRGLIALRKAHPSFRRASKDEIHFFNGPLLFSFGYLVDGRWLGDSHDFVVVLNGDPQQEAAMALPEGTWWTVVDHRTAGLEPFGPPVRGLVKVPPTSGMVLRRASGE; encoded by the coding sequence ATGCCAGGCAGAAGGTGGAGGGTGATAAGCCCCGGAGCCAGAGCTGTCTGGTTCCGTTGCAGTGCAGCGCTGGTGGCCTGGTCGTTGACTACGTCGGTGGTGGCAGCAGGAGAGGACAGCATGGAACAGGCAGGGCAGGGTGTCGTATGGGCAAAGATCCAGCGCCTGGACACAGTGGAATTCATGTTGGGGTTCGATGCGCCCAATCTGCGCGCGGCTGACATCGAGATTTCACCGCCTACCAAGATCAAGGGGGTTCGGCAGGAGGGGCGCAAAGTCTTCCTGACGACAGCTCCGCTCAAGCTGACCGAGTCCTACACCCTCCGCGTGCGCGGCGCCGGTGAGAGGGAACTCCAGCCCGACGGCGTGCTGGACCAGTTCTACTCTGACAAACCACTCGGTTGTCAGGTGCAAGCGGGGAAGGCAACCTTTCGCCTTTTTGCGCCCCGCGCTCGCCAGGTCACTTTGGAGCTATTTGAACGCCATGACCAAGAGCGCGGCGTGGAGTACCGCATGCATCGCGATAGCCAAGGTGTGTGGGAGTGCACTGTGCAAGAGCCGTGCGTCGGCAAGTACTACGCCTATCGCGTAGCCGGGCCGCAGAGTCCCACCGAGATGTTTGATCCCCATCGGCACATTGTCGATCCCTATGCACGCGCGGTGGTCACGCTCAATCACTTTCGCCACCCGGGCAAGGCACTCATCCTTCCTGAGGACGATTTCGACTGGGAGGGCGACACCTGGGTGAAGGTCTCGCCCCGTGACCTCATCATTTACGAGCTACATGTGTGCGACATGACTGCCCACCAGAGCTCCGGCGTGCCCGAAGCGCTGCGCGGCACTTACCTCGGCTTAGCATACCCGGGGGCACCAGGGGGTATCGACTACATCAAGAGCCTTGGGGTGAACGCGGTGGAGCTGCTGCCAGTGCACGAGTTTGCCAACATGGAGCCGCCGTACAAGGACCCCACCATATTGCCGGCGAACACCTGGAACCCTTATGCCCGCAACCACTGGGGGTACATGACCTCCTACTTTTTCGCCCCTGAGTCGTACTACGCCACCGGCGGCACCATGGAGCCTGGACGGTACTGTGGCATCGATGGCCGGCAGGTACGGGAACTCAAGGAGCTGGTCAAGGCATTCCACAAAGCCGGCATCGCGGTCCTGCTGGATGTGGTCTACAACCACGTGGCCCAGTACGAGTGGAACTGCTTCAAGCTCATCGACAAGAAGTACTATTTTCGCTTGGACGACGACCAAAACTTTACCTCAGTGAGCTGGTGCGGCAACGATTTCAAGACCGAGCGCCCCATGGCGCGCCGGCTCATCATCGAGAGCGTCAAGTACTGGATGACCGAGTACCACATTGATGGTTTTCGTTTCGATCTGGCGGCGCTTATCGACTGGGAGACCTGCGAGCAGATAATCGCCGAGGCGCGGGGCATCAACCCGGACGTCATTCTCATCGCCGAAGCATGGGGCATGGGCAAGTACGAGCTGGCCGGCTTCTCCGACCGCGGCTGGGCCTCCTGGAACGACCAGATACGGAACGGCGTCAAAGGGCAGAATCCCTACGATGGGCTGGGCTTCATCTTTGGCAAGTGGCAAGGCGGCAACAACTTGCACACCATTCAGAACTACGTGCTCGGCACTTTGCGTTCGGAAGGGGGGCTTTACCTTGACCCCGCCCATGCAGTCAACTACTTGGAGTCCCACGATGACCACACCTTCGGCGACTTTGTGCGCATAGGTAACGGCGACGTCCGCGAAGACGATGTAGTGGTAGACCTCGATGCTCACGCCCGGCTCACCGAAAGGCAGATGCGGCTGAACAAGCTGGGGGCGCTGTTTTTGTTCACTTCACAGGGCATGGTGATGATGGCCGAAGGGCAGGAGTTTGCGCGCAGCAAGGTCATTGCCCGCTGCGACCTCCCTGACGTACGCTGCGGCACCATCGACCACAACAGCTACAACAAAGACGACGAGACCAATTATTTAAACTATCGGCACGCGGACATCAATCGCGAGCTGGTGGACTACTACCGTGGCCTCATCGCCCTGCGCAAGGCCCATCCCTCTTTTCGGCGCGCCAGCAAGGACGAGATCCATTTCTTCAACGGACCGCTGCTCTTTTCCTTCGGCTACCTGGTCGACGGCCGCTGGCTGGGCGACAGCCACGACTTTGTAGTAGTGCTTAACGGGGACCCGCAGCAGGAAGCTGCCATGGCGTTGCCGGAAGGGACATGGTGGACCGTGGTGGACCACCGTACAGCTGGCCTGGAACCTTTCGGTCCACCCGTGCGTGGGCTGGTGAAGGTGCCGCCGACTTCGGGGATGGTTTTGCGACGAGCCTCCGGCGAATGA
- a CDS encoding UDP-N-acetylmuramoyl-L-alanyl-D-glutamate--2,6-diaminopimelate ligase, translating into MRLSELLSVLPEAKGLPALPDLEVPAVVYDPLRVVPGAVFVAINVYTQQDKVEIPDGHDKMGEAVARGAAVVVVQRDQHVPTPAVKVQVTDSRAALALLANKFYGYPSQPLKLIGVTGTNGKTTTTHIVESILLQKTGVGLIGTLYYKINGVIHQSKDTTPEPPDLHAIFRRMVDEKVSYCVLEVSSHGIDFHRVDGCQFDVAVFTNLTQDHLDYHGTIENYRRTKMRLFEWLAADKHAVVNRDDPSADYFIQATRANVLTYGVGKPADLMARDIRLSVRGTEYQLCTPAGTIPVHMRLLGMFNVYNALAAAGAAFSQGFDLETIKQGLERPIRVAGRFELIERGQDFTVVVDYAHTPDGMTNVLTLARSLQPNRVITVFGCGGDRDKEKRPIMGRIAGQMSDLVVVTADNPRNEDPAQIAEEIVAGMDAVPHKVILDRREAIAYALRQARPGDIVMLLGKGHESTQTLKDRTVPFNDAEVAAELLDELAA; encoded by the coding sequence ATGCGTCTCAGTGAGTTGCTCTCTGTCCTTCCCGAGGCTAAGGGGCTGCCTGCTCTTCCCGACCTGGAAGTTCCCGCTGTTGTCTACGATCCGCTCCGGGTGGTGCCGGGCGCTGTTTTTGTGGCGATCAATGTCTACACGCAACAGGACAAAGTAGAAATCCCTGACGGGCACGACAAGATGGGCGAGGCTGTGGCCAGAGGCGCCGCCGTGGTGGTCGTGCAAAGGGACCAGCATGTGCCGACGCCCGCAGTGAAGGTGCAAGTGACCGACTCCCGCGCCGCGCTCGCCTTGCTGGCAAACAAGTTCTACGGCTACCCTTCGCAGCCACTGAAGCTCATCGGCGTGACCGGAACCAACGGCAAGACCACTACCACCCACATCGTGGAGAGCATCCTCCTGCAGAAGACGGGGGTCGGCCTGATCGGCACCTTGTACTACAAGATCAACGGGGTCATTCACCAATCCAAGGACACCACGCCTGAGCCGCCGGACCTGCATGCCATCTTCCGGCGTATGGTGGACGAAAAGGTGAGCTATTGCGTGCTCGAGGTCTCCTCCCACGGCATCGACTTCCATCGCGTGGACGGCTGCCAGTTCGATGTGGCAGTGTTCACCAACCTTACGCAGGACCATCTTGACTATCACGGCACCATCGAGAACTACCGGCGCACCAAAATGCGCCTGTTCGAATGGCTGGCAGCGGACAAGCATGCCGTGGTGAACAGGGACGATCCGTCTGCCGACTATTTCATCCAGGCCACGCGGGCGAACGTCTTGACTTACGGCGTAGGGAAGCCAGCCGACCTGATGGCGCGGGACATTCGCCTTTCGGTGCGAGGGACCGAGTACCAGCTCTGCACGCCGGCCGGTACGATTCCCGTGCACATGCGCCTGCTGGGCATGTTCAACGTCTACAACGCCCTTGCTGCTGCCGGCGCGGCCTTCAGCCAGGGGTTCGATCTTGAGACGATCAAGCAGGGACTGGAGCGGCCAATTCGCGTGGCCGGGAGGTTCGAACTCATCGAACGGGGCCAGGATTTTACCGTGGTAGTGGACTATGCGCACACGCCTGACGGCATGACCAACGTCTTGACCTTAGCCCGCTCTCTGCAGCCGAACAGGGTGATTACGGTGTTCGGCTGTGGCGGTGACCGCGACAAGGAAAAGCGCCCCATCATGGGCAGAATTGCCGGCCAGATGAGCGACTTGGTGGTCGTCACTGCAGACAACCCGCGCAATGAGGACCCGGCGCAGATTGCCGAGGAGATCGTCGCCGGGATGGACGCGGTGCCACACAAGGTAATCCTTGATCGGCGCGAGGCTATCGCCTATGCGCTGCGGCAGGCACGGCCCGGGGACATCGTCATGCTGCTGGGCAAGGGGCACGAGTCCACCCAGACGCTGAAGGACCGCACGGTGCCCTTCAACGACGCCGAGGTTGCCGCCGAGTTGCTGGATGAACTCGCGGCTTAG
- a CDS encoding VanZ family protein, whose product MRGLTSAQMGAIGWALLIFVLSSLPKIPTIPTGFRPIDKVAHFVEYFVFGLLLAGAFAHSSGHRPIRRSLVTAGILGVAYAVLDEFHQKFVPGRFATVEDAIADTLGVMVGLFVYLRWYRSRLRAQIVPEAASGAHETSSSGRAAGPRAKER is encoded by the coding sequence GTGAGAGGCCTGACATCGGCACAGATGGGCGCCATCGGCTGGGCGCTGCTCATCTTCGTGCTCTCGTCCCTGCCAAAGATCCCGACCATCCCAACGGGGTTTCGGCCCATTGACAAGGTAGCCCATTTCGTGGAGTACTTTGTCTTCGGCCTGCTGCTGGCTGGCGCTTTCGCGCATTCCTCCGGGCACCGCCCGATTCGGCGAAGCCTGGTCACGGCGGGAATCTTGGGGGTCGCCTATGCTGTCCTTGACGAGTTTCACCAGAAATTTGTGCCTGGGCGTTTTGCCACGGTGGAGGATGCCATCGCCGATACGCTGGGCGTGATGGTTGGTCTGTTCGTCTATCTGCGCTGGTACCGGAGTCGCCTGCGCGCCCAGATTGTGCCCGAAGCTGCAAGTGGAGCCCATGAAACTTCTTCATCCGGACGGGCCGCAGGGCCGCGGGCAAAGGAGCGCTGA
- a CDS encoding carbohydrate kinase family protein, translated as MRSTQETQRIYDVIAAGHICLDIIPAFPDTKVQDIGALLRPGKLVNVGPAAISTGGPVSNTGLAMKKLGLNVAFMAKVGDDEFGRLIRERLRREGSDAGIAVAAGEASSYTVAIAPPGIDRIFLHNPGTNDTFGADDVDYTVVDQAKVFHLGYPPLMRRLFADGGAELVEIFRRVHDAGTITSLDMSLPDPASESGRAPWREILEHLLPYVDLLLPSVSEAYYMMAPEEFLAEKGRAAGGDVVESLSARTYSDLAAQFLAMGAKVVMLKAAVKGTYLRTGRVGALGYTDAKLPGQPDEWSERELWCPSFYVPRIASATGSGDSAIAGFLAAFVRGFDPVSTLKYANCLGYQNLHELDALSGIRSWEETTAQLKSGLLRMNPLKVEEPGWHWDEASDVWVGPADGLS; from the coding sequence ATGAGGAGCACACAGGAAACACAACGCATCTACGACGTGATCGCGGCCGGGCACATCTGCCTGGACATCATCCCGGCTTTTCCGGACACCAAGGTTCAGGACATTGGCGCCTTGCTCCGCCCGGGCAAGTTGGTGAACGTTGGGCCGGCGGCCATAAGCACCGGTGGACCGGTCTCCAACACGGGTTTGGCGATGAAGAAGCTGGGCCTCAACGTGGCGTTCATGGCCAAGGTGGGCGATGACGAGTTTGGGCGGCTTATTCGCGAGCGTCTGCGCCGTGAAGGGAGCGACGCCGGCATCGCTGTGGCGGCAGGAGAGGCCTCGTCCTACACCGTGGCCATCGCGCCCCCTGGGATCGACCGCATCTTTCTGCACAATCCCGGTACGAACGATACCTTCGGCGCCGACGATGTGGACTATACGGTGGTGGACCAGGCAAAGGTGTTCCACCTTGGCTATCCACCGCTCATGCGGCGGCTGTTTGCTGACGGCGGCGCCGAACTGGTGGAAATCTTTCGCCGCGTGCACGACGCAGGAACCATCACCTCCCTGGATATGTCCTTGCCCGACCCGGCAAGTGAATCCGGCCGGGCGCCGTGGCGCGAGATCTTGGAGCACCTGCTGCCCTATGTCGACCTCCTTTTACCAAGCGTGAGCGAAGCATACTACATGATGGCGCCGGAGGAATTTCTCGCCGAGAAAGGACGCGCCGCCGGAGGCGATGTGGTGGAGAGCCTCTCCGCCCGCACCTATTCGGACTTGGCCGCGCAGTTCTTAGCCATGGGGGCTAAGGTTGTGATGCTCAAGGCGGCAGTCAAGGGGACGTACTTGCGCACGGGGAGGGTTGGCGCCTTAGGGTACACGGACGCCAAGCTCCCCGGGCAACCGGACGAGTGGTCGGAGCGCGAACTCTGGTGCCCCTCCTTCTATGTGCCGCGCATTGCCAGTGCCACAGGCTCGGGGGACTCGGCCATAGCGGGCTTTCTCGCCGCGTTTGTGCGCGGCTTTGACCCGGTGAGCACGCTCAAGTACGCCAATTGCCTCGGCTACCAGAATCTGCACGAGTTGGATGCTTTGAGCGGCATCCGCAGTTGGGAAGAGACCACCGCGCAGCTCAAGAGCGGCCTCCTGCGCATGAACCCGCTGAAGGTCGAAGAGCCAGGCTGGCACTGGGACGAGGCAAGTGACGTATGGGTCGGCCCGGCGGATGGGCTGAGCTGA
- a CDS encoding electron transfer flavoprotein subunit beta/FixA family protein, which translates to MNIVVLVKQVPDTEAAVRPDSSAPARIVESGIKFIVNPYDEFAVEEAIRIKEAKGGHVLVVTVGPPRAEEALRTCIAMGADDAMRIDDSQLPELDALGRARLLSKAISKSPFDLILCGKQAIDDDLAAVGTFVAEFLELPHVAVVTKLELANGKAICRKEIDGGAQTVELQLPAVITAQKGLNEPRYPALRGLMLAKKKEIAVVTPSSLGISAEELRPSYRVQQLESPPTRGKGKILQGEPETTAVELVRLLREEAKVF; encoded by the coding sequence ATGAACATTGTCGTCCTGGTGAAGCAAGTACCGGATACAGAAGCGGCGGTGCGGCCGGATAGCAGTGCGCCGGCACGCATCGTCGAGTCGGGGATCAAGTTCATCGTCAATCCTTACGACGAGTTCGCGGTTGAGGAGGCCATCCGCATCAAGGAGGCCAAAGGGGGCCATGTGCTGGTGGTGACTGTTGGGCCGCCACGAGCCGAGGAGGCCCTGCGCACCTGCATCGCCATGGGCGCGGACGATGCCATGCGCATCGACGACAGCCAGCTTCCTGAGCTGGATGCCCTTGGCCGCGCGCGACTGCTGTCCAAGGCGATATCGAAGTCGCCATTTGACCTCATTCTCTGCGGCAAACAGGCCATCGATGACGACCTTGCGGCAGTGGGCACCTTCGTGGCGGAGTTCCTTGAACTGCCCCACGTGGCGGTGGTCACCAAGTTGGAACTCGCCAATGGCAAAGCAATCTGCCGCAAGGAAATCGACGGCGGCGCGCAGACGGTCGAGCTTCAGCTACCGGCGGTCATTACTGCGCAAAAGGGTCTCAATGAGCCCCGCTATCCGGCGCTGCGTGGCTTGATGCTCGCCAAGAAGAAGGAAATCGCAGTCGTCACCCCTTCGTCTCTAGGAATATCGGCAGAAGAGCTGCGCCCCTCCTACAGGGTGCAGCAGCTGGAGTCGCCCCCGACCCGCGGCAAGGGCAAGATCCTGCAAGGCGAACCAGAGACGACTGCGGTTGAGCTGGTCCGTTTGCTGAGAGAAGAGGCCAAAGTATTCTGA
- a CDS encoding electron transfer flavoprotein subunit alpha/FixB family protein — translation MAQDDVLVWVELKDGVVRRSSLEAIGAATQVAAQLNSSVAAVVVGNADQQTLKQLGDAGALRVYRVEGADYVQFEPCRYADALQAVVKQSSPGLILMAATALGKDLSARLAARLRSALATDCIALEVNDGQISVVRPVYAGKLRAKVILSGPSPIVTVRPNTFPVPAAQTNRQPEVTGVTPEVSAVLRKVALRETVYSTGEMPDVSEADIVVSGGRGMKGPENFAMLVELAKLLGGAVGASRSAVDAGWMDHQHQVGQTGKTISPNLYIACGISGATQHLAGMSSSKCIVAINKDPEANIFKVADYGVVGDLFKVVPLMTAEIKRLK, via the coding sequence ATGGCACAGGATGATGTTCTGGTCTGGGTTGAGCTGAAAGACGGCGTGGTTCGGCGGTCCTCGCTGGAGGCAATCGGCGCGGCAACTCAGGTCGCTGCGCAACTCAACAGCAGCGTGGCGGCAGTTGTGGTCGGCAACGCTGACCAGCAGACCCTGAAGCAACTGGGTGATGCGGGCGCGTTGCGGGTGTACAGAGTGGAAGGCGCCGATTACGTCCAGTTTGAACCCTGCCGCTATGCCGACGCGCTCCAGGCGGTGGTCAAGCAGAGCTCGCCTGGGCTCATCCTCATGGCGGCCACGGCCCTTGGCAAGGACCTCTCGGCGCGTCTGGCGGCGAGACTGCGCTCAGCCTTAGCCACCGACTGCATCGCGCTTGAGGTCAATGATGGACAGATTAGCGTCGTGAGGCCGGTGTACGCCGGCAAGTTGCGCGCCAAGGTGATATTGTCCGGCCCTTCGCCCATCGTCACCGTGCGCCCCAACACTTTCCCAGTACCAGCTGCACAGACGAACCGCCAGCCAGAGGTAACAGGCGTGACGCCCGAAGTGAGTGCGGTGTTGCGCAAGGTCGCCCTTCGCGAGACCGTCTATTCCACGGGCGAGATGCCCGATGTCTCTGAGGCAGACATCGTCGTTTCCGGGGGCCGCGGCATGAAAGGCCCGGAGAACTTTGCCATGCTCGTGGAGCTGGCGAAGTTGTTGGGTGGCGCGGTGGGCGCGTCGCGTTCCGCAGTGGACGCCGGCTGGATGGACCACCAGCACCAGGTTGGACAGACCGGGAAGACCATCTCTCCCAATCTCTATATCGCCTGCGGCATCTCCGGCGCCACGCAGCATTTGGCTGGCATGTCTTCTTCGAAATGCATCGTGGCCATCAACAAAGACCCCGAGGCCAACATCTTCAAGGTTGCCGACTATGGCGTGGTAGGCGACCTGTTCAAAGTCGTCCCTCTGATGACCGCAGAGATCAAGAGGCTAAAGTAG